The Acidobacteriota bacterium genome contains the following window.
GCCGAGTTCCGAAGAGCGACCTCCTGAGAAGTAGCGAAGGGATGGACTGCCTGAGAAATCCTCTCAGCGCCTTCTTCACCGACTGACGTATCTCATAGCTGTCACCTTGGCCTTGAGAGGTTGTGGCAACCTCTCAATCTACCCGCCCCTGCCCACCATTCAGTATCTTCCTTCCTTTTCGGACTGTAGGTAGAGAGTCGCTAGCTCATCCTGGAGTCTTGCGCGTTTCCCGTTCCCGTCGGCAAGAGTCGAGCCTTCCTTCATCCCAGTTTTCCGGGTCTGGCGAAAACCTGGTCGATTTTTTGCCAAGAAACGGCGACATCCAGCAGCTCGACAGCTTCAGAGGCCAGAATTTAGGCGAAAAATACTCTTCAATTAAAGACGCCTAAATGCCCTTGATTCAGTCACTTACATTTGATTACCCTGATCCTGCGAGCCTGAAATATGGCCAATCGGCTTGGCGGTGACCGGCTGGACGGTCCCATCCCTGGGCTCGCCAGGAGTTCCCCCATGGAGTCTTCCGAAAGCAGCCTTCCGACAATCATCCGGCCCAAGTTGTTGGCTGAACGCCTTGGGATCTCTCGCGTGACCCTCTGGAGGTGGGAGCGGGCGGGCATGGTGCCGAAGAAGAGGAAGATAGGTCCCAACACCGTCGGCTGGCTCGAGTCCGAGATCCTCGAGTGGCTGGAGTCGAGGCCGACGAGCTCTCCAACGGGGCTCGATTCTGAGCAGGGCGGAGACGCCAGGGCCTCGACAGGGGGGAGGCGGTGATGCAGAGCGCTGCACGAACGCCTGCTGGAGGACAGGGCCAGCCGCATCGCCTGGTCGATCATGCCTTCCTTTACGCCCGAGAGGGCTGGCCTGTCTTTCCGCTCCGGCCTCGTGGAAAGGCGCCGCTGACCCGGAATGGCGTCAAGGACGCAACAACGGATTCGCGGAGGATCGCCCGTTGGTGGCAGCGCCAGCCAGAGGCCAACATCGGTTTGGCCATTCCGGACGGCTACCTCGTCCTGGACCTGGACACCGAGGACGCGCTGCACCGATTGAAGGTGGAGGACCGGGTGCTACCTGCTACGGCGTGGGCGCGAACGGCGCAGGGTTACCACTTCTGGTTCAGGGCAGATGGAGAGATCCGCAATCGCGTCGGTCTCCTGGAAAAAGTCGACGTCCGGGCCGCTGGCGGCTATGTGGTCGCGCCGCCGAGCGTTCACCCCTCGGGAGTGGCTTATAGCTGGGAGGTCGAGTTGGCTCCGTCGGCCGTTGCAGAGGCACCGTCCTGGCTCGTCGAGCTCTTGGAGCCGAGCAGGCCCAGACAGGGACGCGAAGTTGTTGACTGGCATCGGACCTTGGTCGAGCCGGTCCCTCAGGGGCGCAGAAACCAGGCCCTCGCCGAGGTCTCGGGCCTCCTCTTTCGCTACCTGCCGGCAGTGCTAGCTGCTGACCTGGCTCTCTGCTGGGCTCAAGTGAAGCTGAAGCCGGCGCTGCCGGAACCCGAGGTTCTTCGCACGATCAACTCCATCGCCGGCCGAGAGCTGAGACGGCAGGGGGGCAAGTCTTGAGCCGCTTGCTCAACGTGGCGAGGCTGGCGTCGGTCCAGGAGGAAGAAGCTACCGAGGGCGAGGTACCGTTGTCCGAGCCTTGGCCGAGTCCTGCGGACGAAGTTTTCCACGGGCTGGCCGGGCGCTACGTACGCAAGATCGAGCCGCACACGGAGGCCGATCCCATCGGCATTCTGATTCAGCTCATGGTTCTCTTCGGAAACCTGTTGGGGCGGGGCCCGCATTTCCGTGTCGAGGCCGACGAGCATCACCTCAACCTCTTCGTTGTGCTCGTCGGGCAGTCGTCCAAGGGGCGCAAGGGGGTCTCTGCGGGGCAGGCAAGAAGGCTCTTTCACAACATCGACAGCGATTGGTGTACCAGGAGGATCGAGCAGGGCCTGTCTTCGGGAGAAGGTCTGATCTGGGCCGTTCGCGATCCTATCGAGAAGGTTGAAGCGGTCCGAGAGAACGGACGGCCCACCGGCGAGATCGAGACAGTGGTGACGGACGCGGGGGAGGACGACAAGAGGCTCTTCGTCCAGGAATCTGAGTTCGCCTCGACACTCCGAGTTCTGAAACGGGACGGCAATACCCTGTCTGCCATCGTTCGGAACGCATGGGACAGCGGCAAGCTGAGCTCCCTGACCAAGAACTCTCCCGCCCGGGCGACGGGCGCCCATATCTCCATCGTCGGACACATCACCAAACAGGAGTTGCTGCGGTATCTCGACTCGACGGAAGCGGCCAACGGGTTCGGAAACCGATTCCTCTGGTGCTGTGTTCGGCGCTCGAAGTTGCTGCCGGAGGGTGGCCAGGCTCACACCCTGGACTTCAGGGAGGAGATCCGAGAGCTGGAGGAGGTACTGGCCTTCTCGCGTCAGGTCTCGGTATTGAGGCGCGACGCTAACGCCACTCGGATGTGGGCGGAGGTCTATCCGGAGCTCTCCGAAGGGAAGCCGGGGATGCTCGGTTCAATGATCGGCCGGGCGGAGGCTCAGACCATGCGATTGGCATGCCTCTATGCCCTTCTGGACCGCTCCGATGTCGTCCGTTCCGAACACCTCTTTGCAGCACTGGCTCTCTGGCAGTACTGCGAGGACTCCGCCCGCTGGATCTTCGGCGATGCTCTCGGTGACCCGGTTGCCGATCAGATCCTTCGGTTCCTTCGGAGGAACCCCGAAGGACTGACAAGGACTGAGATCGGCAACCTGTTCGGCCGGCACTGCAAGAAGGGGGATCTTTCCCGAGGCCTCGGCCTGCTCCTGGAGCAAGGGTTGGCCAAGGCCGAGAAGTTGGAGACCGGAGGTCGGCCTACCGAGTCCTGGAAGGCCACGAGCTTGACCTGCGAGAAAAGCGAGGAAAGCGAGTAAAGCCCATGAGTCCGCACCCTTATCTCGCTTATTTCTCTTTTCTCGCACCCCAACTCTTCGTTCAGTGGAGGCTCGGGTGAGGTACCTAGAAATCGCCCGTGGGGCTTTGGAGTCTCCGGAAAAGCCCTCAGAGACCCCGGCCTCAGCTGGTCGGGCCGGGTCTGCCCGTCACCCCAAGGCGGAGGACATCGCCCTCATGGGGCTAGAGGAGTTTGCCCAGGCTGGCTTGGTCGTGAGGGTGAGGTCCAGCATTCTCGGTCAGGATGTGCTCTTCGTTTCCGACAACGTGCCGGAGGCGGCCATCGCCCATCGCGGCCTGACCGTCTACAGAGCACGAGAGCTTCGCAAGCTGGCGATCTTGGGTCCCTCTCCCCGGTCTCTCAAAACCATCCACGACGCGAAGACGATCTTCGATGGAGTGATCACCGATGTCTGACGAAATGGCGACCGATTTCGCCGCCGACCCCCAGAAACTCGAGCTCCGCTACATCCCCCTCGCCCAGGCGCAGCGCTGGGACGAGAACCCCAAGCTCCACGACCTGGACCGGCTGATCCGCTCCATTGAGACCCACGGATTTGGCGATCCTCCGAAGTTCGACTCCACCCTCGGAGCGCTGGTCTACGGCAACGGGCGCACCGAGGCGCTGGAGCGGATGCGGCAGGCGGGCAAGCAGCCGCCGCGGGGCATCCTCCTGACCGAGGACGGAGAGTGGGCGGTGCCGGTGATCTTCGGGGTCGATGCGGAAAGCGAAGCCCATGCCCGGGCCTTCGCCATCGACCACAACAACCTGACGCTCCTCGGCGGCGACCTCGGCTTCGCCGACCTGCTCCAGATCTGGGATGAGGAGGGGCTGCAAGCGGTGCTGCGGGACACGCCGGACGCCGGCGAACTGCTGGCCAGTCTCGACACCGATCACCTCGACGCCCTGCTCAACGGTCCGGACTTCGAGCCGGTGGCCGCTGACGAGCAGTCCCGCCTCGACGAGAAGAAACAGGTCACCTGCCCGGAGTGCGGGCACGAGTTCCGGCCCTGAGGGACCGGTCCTGAGAGATATGCGATGACGCTCCGACTCGACTTCTGCTCCCACGAGGCCGCCAAGCACGCGGTGCTGCGTTGGCACTACAGCCGGGTGATGCCGGCGGCGAAGCTCGTGCGCGTGGGGGTATGGGAGGAGGGCCGGTTCGTCGGAGCGATCCTCTACGGCAGCGGCGCCAATCGCCACCTGTCCCGGCCGTTCGGCTTGAAGCCCACCCAGGCTTGCGAGCTGGTGCGGGTGGCGCTGGCCCCGGCCAGAAAACACCCGACGTCCCGCTGCCTGGCCTTCAGTCTCAAGATGCTGCGCCGGCAGTCGCCCGGCGTCCAGCTGGTGGTGTCCTACGCTGATTCGAAGGAAGGCCACCTCGGCATCATCTACCAGGCCACTAACTGGCTCTACCTCGGCGCCTCGACCCAGCCCTATCTCAAGGTCCGAGGCAAGATCGAGCATCCGCGTTCCCTCTACGACCGCTATGGCCGTGGCGGGCAGCAGATCGGCTGGCTGCGCGAGCACGTCGACCCCAACGCCGAACGGGTTGAGATGCCGGCCAAGCACAAATACGTCTACGTCTTTTCGAAGCGCCTCCGGCGGAAGCTCGAAGGCGAGGCTCAGCCCTACCCCAAACCCGACTCGACTTGCGGCCGAAGTGACACCGGCGACACGTCCGGGCTCCCCCCGGAAGAGGGCGGTTCAACTCCGACCCGGCCGCTCCATCCCTCCCATGGCTAGAGTTTGCACTATCTGCCGCCACCCGGACCGGGAGGCCATCGAGAAGGCCCTGGTGGCAAGCGAAGCGGGATATCGAACCATTGCGAAGCGCTTCGCTATCTCGGAGTCGGCGCTGTTCCGGCATCGACAGAACCACTTGCCGGAGGTTCTCGCGCGGGGCTTGGCCGCGGCTCCCAAGCCGGTGCATCGGCCGCAGCCAGTGGATCCCGCGCCGAAGGAGCACGATCTGGAGATCGCCGGCCACCACCAGGCGGTGGAGGCTCGGCAGGAGCTTCACGCCCTCGACGTGATGCAGCAACTCAAGGCGATCAACGCCGCCTGCTTGGAGGTGCTCCGGCAAGCGCGGACCGACGGCAAACATGCCATCCTGCTGCGGGCGGTGGATCGTATCGCCCGCCAGATCGAGCTCCAGGCCAGGCTCCTCGGCCAGATCGACGAGCGGACGACGGTCAACGTGGCGGTCCTCCCCGAGTGGCACGGCCTCCGGCAAGTGGTGCTGGATGCGTTGCGGCCGTACCCCGAGGCGCGTCAGGCGGTGGCCGAGGCTTTGAGAGAGATGCGGCCATGAGCGCGTACCTCGCCGCAAGCCCACTGACCGTGGGCGTCGACATCGGCCAGAAGAACGACCCCACGGCTATCGCGGTGGTCGAGGCAGAACAGGGAAGCAGCAGGGACTATGTGCTCCGCTTCATTCAGCGCCTACCGCTGGGGACGCCCTATCCGGAGGTTGCCCGGTCTCTGGCTCGGATCTGCCGGCGAGCAGCCGAGAAGAGCGGGCAGCGGCCCGAGGTCTTTGTCGATGCCACCGGCGTCGGTGCGCCGGTGGTCGATCAGCTGCGGGCGCTGACACTCGATGCCCGGCGTCTCTGGGCGGTGACCTTCACCCATGGCACTCGCTGTCGCCGAATCCCTGCCGAACAGCGGGTGACGATGGGGAAGGCCTACATGGTCTCGCGGCTCCAAGCACTGCTCGGCGCCGGGCGCATTCACCTGCCAGGCACCTCAGAGGCCCGCGCTCTTGCTGCCGAGCTCCTCGGCTACGAGATCCGCGTCGACGAGAAAGGCACCGACCGTTACGGCGCCTTCCGCAGCGGTACCCACGACGACCTGGTCACCGCCCTAGGGCTGGCCGTGCTGGGGGAGGGCAGGGCAGCCAAGCCGGTGGTCAGGGCCTCCACGGGCGCTGGAAGGGCCGAGGGGGTGGAATGAAAGGCTCGGCACTGGCCCAGGACCTGCTGCTCGGCCTCGATCCGGTGGAGATGGCGCGGGCGGGGGGCCTCGACCCTGATCCATGGCAGATCCGCTTCCTGCGGTCACTGGCCCCGCGGGTGTTGCTCAATTGCTCTCGGCAGGCCGGCAAAAGCACCATGGCCGCCACCCTCGCCGTCCACACGGCTCTGTACGAGCCAAGCTCGCTGGTGCTCCTGCTCTCTCCCTCGCTGCGCCAGTCCCAAGAGCTGTTCAAAAAAGCCCTCGCCGCCTATCGCCAGATGGACGGTCCGGTCCCCTCCCGCACTGAGTCGGCCCTTCGCTTGGAGCTGGAAAACGGTTCCCGCATCGTCTCTTTGCCCGGTAAGCAAGACACCGTCCGCGGATTCTCCGGTGTTCGGCTCCTGGTGGTGGACGAGGCTTCGCGGGTTCCCGGCGATCTCTACTTCGCCATCCGGCCGATGCTCGCGGTCTCCGGCGGTCGCTTGCTGGCCCTCTCGACCCCCTTTGGTACTCGCGGCTGGTGGTACGAGGCCTGGAGGTCCGACGAGCCCTGGGAGCGCTATGAGGTTCCGGCCACGCAGTGCCCGCGCATCACCCGGGCTTTTCTGGAGGAGGAGAAGCGGGCGATGGGGGAGTGGTGGTTCGCCCAGGAGTACGAGTGCCAGTTCCTGGACGCGGAGACCCAGCCGTTCGGCCGGGAGGACATCGAGCGGGCCTTCGAGGAGGAGGTCGAGGCATGGGACCTGTAGCCGAGCCAAGAGACGAGGGAGGTCCGAGATGGGCAACCTGATCCTGATCGGGGTCGATATCGGCCAGAAGCGGGAACCTACCGCCATCTGCGTGGCCGAGCTCGTGGAGCGGAAAGAGGGGGAGCACCGCGTCATCAATCACTTCATCGTCCGGCACCTGGAGAGCCTGCCCTTGGGCACGCCGTATCCCGGAGTCGCTGTCAGGCTTTCGGAGCTCACGAGCGGGATCCGCCGGCACACCCGACGTAGCTTGTATCTCTATGTCGACGCCACCGGCCTCGGGCAGCCGATCATCGACCTTCTGCGGCAAGAGACAACCGGCATCCTCTCCATCACGCCGGTCTACTTCACTCACGGAGACCAGCGGACCCGCGAAGGTGGCCAGATCCGGCTCGGTAAGGCCTATCTGGTGAGCCGGCTGCAAACGCTCCTCCAGACCGGCCGCCTTCATCTGCCTCGAACCGCGGAATCCGAACGTCTGGCCCAAGAGCTCCTGGACTATGAGATCCAGGTCTCCGAAGACGCCAACGACCGCTACGGCGCCTTCCGGGTCGGCTCCCGCGACGACCTGGTCACCGCCCTAGGCTTGGCCGTCCACAAAGAGCCTCGCCGCTTCGGGGTGTTCTGAGGGCTTTATGGCCATCGCGATGGGCATCGATATCGGCCAGCGGCGGGAGCCCAGTGCTCTCTGCGTTGCCGAGGCACTCGGCAACGCAGTCCAGCAGGAAATGCCCGGGCCGGGAATCTACTGAGGACGGGAGGCAGGGTGACGATAGTGATCGGCGTCGAGTTCGGCCAGCGCAGAAGCCCCTCGGCGATCTGCGTGGTGACCAATCCGCTCCGAACCATCGACGGCAGGAAGGAGCACCACTTCGAGGTCCGGAGCCTGGAGCGTCTTCAAGTGGGCACGACCTTTCCCAACCTCGCGGCCCGCCTCGCCACCATCGAAGCTGGTGTCCGAAAGCATGCTCCGGATGCTCGTACTGCCATCTACGTGAACGCGACCGGCGTAGGAGATCCGCTGGTCCAGCACCTCAACTCAAACACCCGAGCCCGGGTCCGCCCGGTCTACTTCACCTACGGCGACCGGAGATCCGAGACCTGGCCCCAGGTCGACCTCGGAAAGGCTTTCCTGGTCGCTCGGCTGCAAATGCTCTTGCAGACCGGCAGGATTCACCTGCCCAGAACACCCCAGGCAGAGCTCCTGGCAGAAGAGCTGCTCGCGTACGAGGTCCGCGTCGAAAGTGACGCCAACGAGCGTTACGGCGCGTTCTCGGTGGGTACCCAGGATGATTTGGTGACCGCGCTGGGGCTGGCGGTACAGACGGACGTGCCGAGCCCGGGGAGGGTTTCGTGGGCGAGGCCTCGGATTCCGGGGCTTTGAGGTTGCTGGGGCGGGGAGGGGAGGCTGCTGCGTAGAATGTGCCTTCCAGCTAGGAGCCGCCCACCCTACCTCTCGCAGTGCCTTGGTTGGCCTTTCGCTCTGCGAGAATCGTGTTTGTCGGCGCCGTTCGTTGATGTGGATGCTTGTCGCAATGCTCCCCCAATCCCCACGACGCTTCCAGGCAGTCGGCGCAGGTGCGGTAGACGCGGACGTCGCCGCCGGGGGTCTGGGACAGCTCCTCCCGGAGGCGGCGGCGAGGGGGCGCAGGCCGCCCTCGTCCTCGTGCAGCAACATCCAGCGCAGCGCCGGGTCCGCCGGTGCGAGGACCCGCGCCTCGTCTCTACATACCTTAGTTGCCGCTGGGCGCCGTTTGTTGACGCCGGTTCGGATCTGATCTCGTCCGGCCCCTCGCTCCCGTCGCGGATCTCGGCGCGAAGGGGGCGGCTCCTTGCTGGAAGCCCGATTCTACGAACCAGCTTCGCCCCGCCTGCCCGTTGCCCGCCTCTGCCGCAGCGCTTGAACGCCCCACCACAGGCCCTCCACGGGCCGTGGACGGGCCGATCCAGCCTCAGCGACAGTGGGCCACGGGGAGCGGCCCTCCATCATGGACAGACCCGCCCACGAGCGTGGCTTCGGCGCCGTCGCGCTGGCCGCACCACGCACGACGACGGCCTCGCGGCCGCCTGGGTGGGATCTTTGCGAGTGTCGGCGGATCAGCCGGCGTGGTCGGGGATGGTCAGGGCGTTGACGGCTCGGCGCTTGGCGCCTTCGCCTCGGCGGTCGTAGCGGGCGGTGGTGCTGGCGTCGGCGTGGCCGGCTAGCTTTTGGACGGTGAAGACATCCTCGCCTGCGTCGAGCAGGGTGGTGACGAAGGAGCGGCGGAGATCGTGCGGCGAGAAGGGGTCGATGCCGGCCTGCTGTTGGCGGCGGCGAAGGATGTAGGCGATCGACTCGCCGCGCAGGCGGGTGCGGCCGAGCTGGCCAGTCTGGTCGATCGAGACGAAGAGCGGACCCGCGGCGGTGTCGCGCAGGCGGAGCCAGGCTTGAACGTGAGCGCAGGCTTGGGCGCTCAGGTAAACGGTGCGTTGCTTCCGGCCTTTGCCGTGGACACGGATCGAGCAGTCGGCGGGGTCGAAGTCGGGGATGTCGAGCCGGACGAGCTCGCCGCGTCGGAGGCCGCCGCCATAGAAAACGGCGAGGATGGCGGCGTCACGGGTGCCCTTGGGCGTCGGGTCGGCTGTGCAGGTCCCGAACAGGCGGGCGATCTCGTCACCGGGGAGCGCGCGGCCGCTGAGCAGGTTCGAGCTGCGCACGTTCTCGACATCGGCTGCCCGGCGGTAGGCCTCGGCGTCCATCAGGCCGAGACGCCACGCCTGCTTGAGCACTCCGCGCAGCGCCGAGAGCATCTTGTTGACCGTCGCGGGCCGGTAGCGCTCGGCGAGGGCGGTGCGGACGGTCATGGTGTCGCGGTAGGTCAGCTCGTGCCAGGGGCAGGAGTCGGCGTCGTGCCCCTGCCCTTCCTTACCGTCCAGGATGCCGGCGATGACATCGAGGGGCTGACGCATGCCCTGGCTGCCGGCGGAGAGGTTCGCGAGGTAGAGGTTGGCGGGGCTCGCTGCGGTGGCCATGGCGGTCCTCACGCCTCCTCGTCGACCGACTCGAGGAAGGCCTCGAGCAGCTCATCGAGCTCGTCGTTGAGCCCCTGGAGCCGCTCGTAGGCCTTCTCGATGGCCACCGGGTTGACGCCGTGCTCGTTGCCTTCCTGCCAGCAGTTTCCACAATGCGGGTCCTCGACCAGCTGGGTCACCTGTGAGGCGATCGCGTCGCCCAGCTTGGCCCAGCGGTTGGCAAAAGTGATCAGGTCGGCGGTGTCGATGTCGTTCATGGTCAGCCCCTTGTTTCTCGCGCCTTCGGCGGCTCATCCGCCGTGCATGGATACCAGTACGGAGTTCCGCGCCGCCTCGTCAACCAGCCGACGCCGGGAATCTCGCGGAATTTCTCGCTTCTGCGGCCGCTGCTCATAGATGTGGCGGACTTGACCACCGGCGCAGGCTGGGATCACGGCGCCACAGGGGCTGGAACGGCCCTGGAAGGCCCGCTTCGGGTTGTTGGGGTGGTACGGCTGCGGGTCCGAGGGGCCGGCGGTGGAAGGACCGTTTCACGACGCTGTGGAAGAGCGGCGACCCCCGGAGGCCCGGATCACAGACGCTCCGGGAGTCGCTCGTGCCGTGGCTTCAGCCCTCCGGCTCCACCGGGAGGTGCCCCTGCTCGCCCAGGTTCCTCAGCCAGAGACCCAGGAAGTCGTTGAGCTCGCGGCGGCGGCTGGGATGGTAGGAGCCGGGGCGCGGGTACACACGCTGATAAATTGGCGGCAAAGCCTGCTGGAAGCTGAGCCCCTCGGCGCGCCCGCGGTTCGGGTCGGTGGAGGGGCAGAGCTCCTGAAAGATGGTCATGCCGGGATGGAAGAGTCGAACGGTCATCTCCGGGTCCTGGCATAGGTCACCGTTGAGCAGGAAGTAGTGAGCCAGCGAGAGCACCATGCCACCGGTCTCCTCGCAGGTTGGCAGAACCTCCACAACCAGATCCATGAAGCCGGGAGCGCGGAGCCGGTAGACGCGATCACGGCGCAGCCCCGGCAGCGGCTGGCCGAGGAGCTTTTCGAGCCGGGCGTAGTGGCGTTCGTAGGCGTTGGGCGGACGGGTGGCGGGATGCATGGCGAGACCTCCTGTATCGATTGCGGGTTGAGCGGGGAACCCAGAAACAACGAAGGCGACCCCGAGAGGCCGCCTTCGCTTCGGTGCGTGGAGCGTGAGTCGCTCACCGCTTCTTGGTCTTCGCCTTCGCGCCGCGGGCCGGCGGATCCCCGGCGCCGTTCGCCGCGGGCGGCTCGAGCACAATGCCGACGACCCCGTCGCCGAAGTCCTGCGCCTCGTAGCGCCGCGCCTTGTCCGCCGTCAGCCTGTGGTGCGCGAACACCCGCTTGCCGTCGACGAGCCGCGACAGGCTCCCTTTCTGCTGCCGCAGGCCGTACGCTCCGCGCGCGCCCTCATCGGCCGCTCGCAGCCCGATCGCCCCGGTCTCGGGGTTGAAGCCCACCTGGACCCGCTCGACCCCATCCCCCAGCATCGCCACCGCCGCCGCGGTCAGGACCAAGATCCCGCCCTTGCGAACCGTGACCCGCGCCACCTCGGCGCTCTCGCTGCTGGTGCCTTCGTAGAAAGTGAATCCGTTGCTCATAGCTTTAACCTCCTGGTCGTCGGCGGGGGCGGAAGTGCCCGCTGCGCCGTGGAGGTGGACTTCTATGAGGGGGAGGCGGCGGTGGTCAACCAGGCTGTAGCGG
Protein-coding sequences here:
- a CDS encoding terminase family protein, giving the protein MKGSALAQDLLLGLDPVEMARAGGLDPDPWQIRFLRSLAPRVLLNCSRQAGKSTMAATLAVHTALYEPSSLVLLLSPSLRQSQELFKKALAAYRQMDGPVPSRTESALRLELENGSRIVSLPGKQDTVRGFSGVRLLVVDEASRVPGDLYFAIRPMLAVSGGRLLALSTPFGTRGWWYEAWRSDEPWERYEVPATQCPRITRAFLEEEKRAMGEWWFAQEYECQFLDAETQPFGREDIERAFEEEVEAWDL
- a CDS encoding DUF3987 domain-containing protein, which codes for MSRLLNVARLASVQEEEATEGEVPLSEPWPSPADEVFHGLAGRYVRKIEPHTEADPIGILIQLMVLFGNLLGRGPHFRVEADEHHLNLFVVLVGQSSKGRKGVSAGQARRLFHNIDSDWCTRRIEQGLSSGEGLIWAVRDPIEKVEAVRENGRPTGEIETVVTDAGEDDKRLFVQESEFASTLRVLKRDGNTLSAIVRNAWDSGKLSSLTKNSPARATGAHISIVGHITKQELLRYLDSTEAANGFGNRFLWCCVRRSKLLPEGGQAHTLDFREEIRELEEVLAFSRQVSVLRRDANATRMWAEVYPELSEGKPGMLGSMIGRAEAQTMRLACLYALLDRSDVVRSEHLFAALALWQYCEDSARWIFGDALGDPVADQILRFLRRNPEGLTRTEIGNLFGRHCKKGDLSRGLGLLLEQGLAKAEKLETGGRPTESWKATSLTCEKSEESE
- a CDS encoding bifunctional DNA primase/polymerase; amino-acid sequence: MQSAARTPAGGQGQPHRLVDHAFLYAREGWPVFPLRPRGKAPLTRNGVKDATTDSRRIARWWQRQPEANIGLAIPDGYLVLDLDTEDALHRLKVEDRVLPATAWARTAQGYHFWFRADGEIRNRVGLLEKVDVRAAGGYVVAPPSVHPSGVAYSWEVELAPSAVAEAPSWLVELLEPSRPRQGREVVDWHRTLVEPVPQGRRNQALAEVSGLLFRYLPAVLAADLALCWAQVKLKPALPEPEVLRTINSIAGRELRRQGGKS
- a CDS encoding AlpA family phage regulatory protein, encoding MESSESSLPTIIRPKLLAERLGISRVTLWRWERAGMVPKKRKIGPNTVGWLESEILEWLESRPTSSPTGLDSEQGGDARASTGGRR
- a CDS encoding tyrosine-type recombinase/integrase, which codes for MRTAMATAASPANLYLANLSAGSQGMRQPLDVIAGILDGKEGQGHDADSCPWHELTYRDTMTVRTALAERYRPATVNKMLSALRGVLKQAWRLGLMDAEAYRRAADVENVRSSNLLSGRALPGDEIARLFGTCTADPTPKGTRDAAILAVFYGGGLRRGELVRLDIPDFDPADCSIRVHGKGRKQRTVYLSAQACAHVQAWLRLRDTAAGPLFVSIDQTGQLGRTRLRGESIAYILRRRQQQAGIDPFSPHDLRRSFVTTLLDAGEDVFTVQKLAGHADASTTARYDRRGEGAKRRAVNALTIPDHAG